A part of Desulfomicrobium baculatum DSM 4028 genomic DNA contains:
- the grpE gene encoding nucleotide exchange factor GrpE, which yields MSNKEKEGQNPDEVQTEMQAEEAKELTLEEKYVQALADMEELKKDNLRVLADSENFKKRLLREKEDYFKFATSAILEEIIPVMDNLDLALAHGKQTEACKDLVTGVEMTMNIFLDTMKKHGLEQIGAVDVPFDPARHEALGQVERDDVDENTVCQMLQKGYMLKDRLLRPAKVMVSRKAGE from the coding sequence ATGTCCAATAAGGAAAAAGAGGGCCAGAACCCGGATGAAGTGCAGACCGAAATGCAGGCTGAAGAAGCAAAGGAACTGACCCTGGAGGAAAAATACGTCCAGGCCCTGGCCGACATGGAGGAGCTGAAAAAGGACAACCTGCGCGTCCTGGCGGACAGTGAGAATTTCAAGAAGCGGCTTTTGCGCGAAAAGGAAGATTATTTCAAATTCGCCACCTCCGCCATCCTCGAGGAGATCATCCCGGTCATGGACAACCTTGACCTGGCCCTGGCCCACGGCAAGCAGACCGAGGCCTGCAAGGATCTGGTCACGGGCGTGGAGATGACCATGAACATTTTCCTCGACACGATGAAGAAGCATGGGCTGGAGCAGATCGGGGCGGTGGATGTGCCCTTCGACCCGGCACGTCATGAGGCGCTGGGGCAGGTGGAGCGCGACGACGTGGACGAGAACACGGTCTGCCAGATGCTGCAGAAGGGCTACATGCTCAAGGATCGCCTGCTGCGCCCGGCCAAGGTCATGGTCAGCCGCAAGGCGGGAGAGTAA
- the rfbB gene encoding dTDP-glucose 4,6-dehydratase, with the protein MHLLVTGGCGFIGSNFIQHMLASHEDVVIVNLDKLTYAGNRRNLAEEEALHLGRRYHFVHGDICDQELVPELMKRFVFDAVLNFAAESHVDRSISDPFPFVTTNVLGTQNLLEAARRAEIPRFVHISTDEVYGTLGPTGQFTEDTPLAPNSPYSASKASSDLLARAYFHTYGMPVMVTRCSNNYGPYQFPEKLIPLVYLKASRSEPIPVYGDGQNVRDWIYVMDHCRGVEATLFKGQPGAVYNFGGDAERTNLEVVRLILRLTGKSEDLITHVTDRPGHDRRYAMAFARSTADLGWTPQHSFEDGMARTLAWYKANEAWLDEVQSGAYRQFMDNWYRTRQA; encoded by the coding sequence ATGCATCTGCTTGTCACCGGAGGCTGCGGCTTCATCGGCTCCAATTTCATCCAGCACATGCTTGCCTCTCACGAGGATGTGGTCATCGTTAACCTCGACAAGTTGACCTATGCAGGCAACCGCCGGAATCTGGCCGAGGAGGAGGCGCTGCATCTGGGGCGCCGCTATCATTTCGTGCACGGCGACATCTGCGACCAGGAGCTCGTGCCGGAGCTCATGAAGCGCTTTGTCTTCGATGCGGTGCTCAATTTCGCGGCCGAATCGCATGTGGACCGCTCCATAAGCGACCCGTTCCCCTTTGTCACGACCAACGTGCTGGGCACGCAGAATCTTCTGGAAGCCGCCAGACGGGCTGAAATTCCGCGTTTCGTGCACATCTCCACCGACGAAGTCTACGGCACCCTCGGGCCCACCGGGCAGTTCACTGAAGACACCCCCCTGGCGCCCAATTCCCCGTACTCGGCGTCCAAGGCCTCCTCGGATTTGCTGGCCCGGGCCTATTTCCACACCTACGGGATGCCCGTCATGGTCACCCGCTGCTCCAACAACTACGGTCCCTACCAGTTTCCGGAAAAACTCATTCCCCTGGTCTATCTGAAGGCCTCCCGCAGCGAGCCCATCCCCGTTTACGGCGACGGGCAGAACGTTCGGGACTGGATTTACGTCATGGACCACTGCCGGGGCGTGGAAGCCACGCTTTTCAAAGGCCAGCCCGGCGCGGTCTACAATTTTGGCGGGGACGCCGAACGCACGAACCTGGAGGTGGTGCGCCTCATCCTGCGGCTGACGGGCAAAAGCGAAGACCTCATCACCCATGTCACCGACCGGCCCGGTCATGATCGCCGTTATGCCATGGCCTTTGCGCGCTCCACGGCGGATCTGGGCTGGACCCCGCAGCATTCTTTCGAGGATGGCATGGCCCGCACCCTGGCCTGGTACAAGGCCAACGAGGCCTGGCTTGACGAAGTGCAGAGCGGCGCCTATCGCCAGTTCATGGATAACTGGTACCGGACGAGGCAGGCATGA
- the hrcA gene encoding heat-inducible transcriptional repressor HrcA has protein sequence MILSKRETAVLTAVVETYVETALPVSSQTLASGLGLSPASVRSAMAALTEKEYLRQPHTSAGRVPTVLAFRYYLDQVLTLGPLPRREQSRLHEHILPGEGDLTQVLRRAVRTLSSLTRQVCVIMAPRQDLARWRQIDFVLLRPGMIMAVLVMQGGLISNRLVQMDERLNADDLVHYGNYLNSLFEGRTTQEVRGEIERQLHKARKTLDAYRRAWELAAQALAEEEQPEVFVGGASHLTDQPEFTELETIQELLRLIEERSRLLELLDKTSASQSVSVSLTQDMPGLAGCSLVASPYSAFSTNHGTLAVLGPVRMNYARIVPMVDFAAQILSQCLKSRF, from the coding sequence ATGATCTTAAGCAAGCGCGAAACCGCCGTCCTCACCGCCGTGGTCGAGACCTATGTGGAGACCGCCCTGCCCGTGTCCTCGCAGACGCTGGCTTCGGGTCTGGGGCTCAGCCCCGCCTCTGTCAGATCGGCCATGGCCGCGCTGACGGAAAAGGAGTATCTGCGGCAGCCGCACACGTCCGCAGGACGGGTCCCCACGGTTCTGGCTTTTCGCTATTATCTCGATCAGGTGCTCACCCTCGGCCCACTGCCGCGCAGGGAGCAGTCCCGCCTGCACGAACACATTCTGCCGGGCGAGGGGGATCTGACCCAGGTCCTGCGTCGCGCGGTCCGCACTCTTTCGTCCCTGACCCGCCAGGTTTGCGTGATCATGGCCCCGCGTCAGGATCTGGCCCGCTGGCGACAGATAGATTTCGTCCTCTTGCGGCCGGGCATGATCATGGCGGTACTGGTCATGCAGGGCGGGCTGATCAGCAACCGCCTGGTGCAGATGGACGAGCGTTTGAACGCCGATGACCTCGTGCACTACGGCAACTATCTGAACAGTCTGTTCGAGGGACGCACCACCCAAGAGGTGCGCGGCGAGATCGAGCGCCAGTTGCATAAAGCGCGCAAGACCCTGGATGCCTACCGCAGGGCCTGGGAGCTGGCCGCGCAGGCTCTGGCCGAGGAAGAACAGCCGGAAGTCTTTGTCGGTGGCGCGAGCCACCTTACGGACCAGCCCGAATTCACGGAACTGGAGACCATCCAGGAACTCTTGCGGCTCATCGAGGAACGCTCCAGGCTGCTCGAACTTCTGGACAAGACCTCGGCCAGCCAGTCCGTCTCCGTCAGCCTGACCCAGGACATGCCCGGACTTGCGGGATGTTCGCTGGTGGCTTCCCCCTACAGCGCTTTTTCCACCAATCACGGCACGTTGGCCGTGCTTGGGCCGGTGCGCATGAACTACGCGCGCATCGTGCCCATGGTTGACTTTGCCGCCCAAATACTTAGTCAGTGCCTCAAATCCCGCTTCTAA
- a CDS encoding rhomboid family intramembrane serine protease has translation MIDILPTLALATPKHSPDKATVRAWSLVLTSRRFLNRSDHGRLLVAPALAALAVQEILAYEQENLPRPRPAPLPDNSWVSLLIIAVFLGLTMWLDAQGLGRRISWHLAGRADAGLILGGEWWRCVTALFLHADAGHLLANAGALAVLASLLARRIGSGLTWGLFVFSGALGNALNAWAQAPDHLSVGASTGVFGLIGVLAGGAGRAERGSRGQVLLLALGFGFSLLAMLGAGEERVDLGAHFFGMCCGVPFGLLVGGWHGATGWKARIGALAGAAGLVLVVWAWIVALESGMPGG, from the coding sequence GTGATCGACATCCTGCCCACCCTGGCCCTGGCCACCCCGAAACACAGCCCGGACAAGGCCACCGTCCGCGCCTGGTCCCTGGTCCTGACCAGCCGCAGATTCCTGAACCGCTCCGATCACGGCAGACTTCTGGTCGCGCCGGCCCTGGCAGCGCTCGCCGTGCAGGAGATCCTCGCCTACGAACAGGAAAATCTGCCGCGGCCCCGCCCGGCGCCCCTGCCGGACAACTCCTGGGTCAGCCTGCTGATCATCGCCGTCTTTCTGGGCCTGACCATGTGGCTCGACGCCCAGGGCCTGGGGAGACGCATCTCCTGGCATCTCGCCGGCCGGGCCGACGCCGGACTCATCCTTGGCGGGGAGTGGTGGCGCTGCGTGACCGCCCTTTTCCTGCACGCCGACGCCGGACATCTGCTGGCCAACGCAGGCGCCCTGGCGGTGCTGGCCTCGCTTCTGGCGCGACGCATCGGATCAGGCCTGACCTGGGGGCTTTTCGTTTTCTCCGGAGCTCTCGGCAACGCCCTCAACGCCTGGGCGCAGGCCCCCGATCACCTCAGCGTGGGCGCATCCACGGGAGTCTTCGGACTGATCGGCGTCCTGGCCGGCGGCGCGGGACGGGCCGAACGCGGCTCAAGAGGACAGGTTTTACTGCTGGCCCTGGGCTTCGGTTTCAGCCTGCTGGCCATGCTCGGCGCGGGCGAGGAGCGCGTGGACCTGGGCGCTCATTTTTTCGGGATGTGCTGCGGCGTGCCCTTCGGGTTGCTGGTCGGCGGTTGGCACGGGGCGACGGGATGGAAGGCCCGGATTGGAGCTTTGGCCGGCGCGGCCGGGCTGGTCCTTGTGGTCTGGGCCTGGATAGTGGCCCTTGAAAGCGGCATGCCGGGAGGATGA
- a CDS encoding TlyA family RNA methyltransferase: MAKKVDRADVVLAEQGLVESCEKATRMIMAGQVFLLRNGARTLVAKPGQQIPCDARLELKESERFVSRGGYKLLTALEHFALDVSGMVALDAGASTGGFTDCLLQFGAARVYAVDVGHAQLHWKLIRDPRVINMERINLRHATANLLPEKVDLVVADCSFISLRLILPPCLQFLKDAGQILALVKPQFELAPEHAIKGVVRSEELQLKAVAEVQAFAAEELGLQVMGSVPAGIKGPKGNQEYLLHLRR, from the coding sequence GTGGCCAAGAAAGTCGATCGGGCCGACGTGGTCCTGGCCGAGCAGGGGCTGGTCGAGAGCTGCGAAAAGGCCACGCGCATGATCATGGCCGGGCAGGTATTCCTGCTCCGGAACGGGGCCAGGACCCTCGTGGCCAAGCCCGGGCAGCAGATCCCCTGCGACGCGCGGCTGGAACTCAAGGAATCGGAGCGTTTCGTATCGCGCGGCGGCTACAAGCTGCTCACGGCCCTGGAGCATTTTGCCCTGGACGTGAGCGGCATGGTCGCCCTGGACGCCGGGGCCTCCACCGGCGGGTTCACGGACTGCCTGCTGCAGTTCGGGGCCGCGCGGGTTTACGCCGTGGACGTGGGGCACGCGCAGCTGCACTGGAAGCTGATCCGCGACCCACGCGTCATCAACATGGAGCGGATCAACCTGCGCCATGCCACAGCAAACCTCCTCCCTGAAAAAGTGGATCTGGTGGTGGCTGACTGCTCCTTCATTTCCCTGCGGCTCATCCTGCCCCCCTGCCTGCAGTTTTTAAAGGACGCAGGGCAGATTTTGGCCCTGGTCAAACCGCAGTTCGAGCTGGCGCCCGAGCATGCGATCAAGGGCGTGGTCCGCTCGGAAGAATTGCAGCTCAAAGCCGTGGCCGAGGTGCAGGCCTTCGCCGCGGAGGAGCTCGGGCTGCAGGTTATGGGCTCCGTCCCGGCAGGAATCAAGGGCCCCAAAGGCAATCAGGAGTACCTGCTCCATTTGCGCCGCTGA
- a CDS encoding ElyC/SanA/YdcF family protein translates to MSVGAGFILKKALGTLFMPLSVCLVLFALGLLYVLLRRSKDAIAPFVMGGLLLYAFSLNSVSGYLIRPLENAYPPLNLSNAEIVKKPVKWVVVLGSGHWTDQRLPPGAMLEEAALYRLNEGIRVANRFPGAILVLSGGKFKDEQSNAQVMAAAAVDLGFNPGRIMLSDQALDTHDEAMRIKALAGSDLFVLVTSASHMLRAVKLFENQGLKPIPAPTCYQSKGEPEYFLPRADNIKTCHMAVHEYLGLAWSFVRGQISIL, encoded by the coding sequence ATGAGCGTAGGCGCGGGCTTTATCCTCAAAAAAGCCCTGGGCACGCTCTTCATGCCCCTGTCGGTCTGCCTTGTTCTTTTCGCCCTCGGTCTGCTCTATGTGCTGCTGCGTCGCTCCAAGGACGCCATCGCCCCCTTTGTCATGGGCGGGCTCCTGCTTTACGCCTTTTCCCTCAACTCCGTGTCCGGGTACCTGATCCGTCCCCTTGAAAACGCCTATCCGCCGCTGAATCTGAGCAATGCGGAGATCGTCAAAAAGCCGGTCAAATGGGTGGTCGTGCTCGGCTCCGGACATTGGACGGACCAGCGTCTGCCCCCTGGGGCCATGCTCGAAGAGGCGGCCCTGTACCGGCTGAACGAGGGCATCCGGGTCGCGAATCGTTTTCCGGGCGCCATTCTGGTTCTTTCGGGCGGAAAATTCAAAGACGAACAATCAAACGCGCAGGTCATGGCCGCTGCCGCCGTGGACCTAGGCTTTAATCCGGGCCGGATCATGCTCTCGGACCAGGCCCTCGACACCCACGACGAAGCGATGCGCATCAAAGCCCTGGCCGGTTCCGACCTCTTCGTGCTGGTGACGTCGGCCTCGCACATGCTGCGCGCCGTCAAGCTGTTTGAAAATCAAGGCTTAAAACCCATTCCCGCGCCGACCTGTTACCAAAGCAAGGGCGAGCCCGAATACTTCCTGCCCCGCGCGGACAACATCAAAACCTGTCACATGGCCGTACATGAATACCTGGGCCTGGCCTGGTCCTTTGTGCGCGGGCAGATATCCATCCTCTAA
- the glgP gene encoding alpha-glucan family phosphorylase codes for MQPLHVYTVVPKLPEKLLPLKTLASNLYFSWQHEIEEFFAQIDRELWEKSEHNPVWFLNHLPQSTLEELGEDEFFLDRLSTIAAGFEKYLSKRSPMTGLDALESGPVVAYFSAEYGIAQCLPVYSGGLGVLAGDHLKSASDLNIPLVGIGLCYQRGFFRQYLTHDGWQQERYQANDFEQMPLSAVLDEDGLPLKVRFQMQGSPLYFRVWRADVGRVPLFLMDTNISENTPERRELTSQLYGGDLEMRLMQEYLLGIGGIKALEAMGLSPRVIHMNEGHSAFAGLERIRVLMEDRHLSFEAALELVAQSSVFTTHTPVPAGNDRFSPELMAKYFQEYSADLGLSWKVFLALGRENTRDDAEHFCMTILALRLSRFNNGVSRLHGKVSRKMWANVWPQYPEEDVPITWVTNGIHFPTWVAPEMSVLYDRFLGQSWREDPDCERVGEKFGSIPDIELWRAHERLRERLVDFVRRRLQQQIISRGGRSWELEAADNVLNPEALTIGFARRFASYKRAYLLLKDDDRLKRLVTDPARPVQFIFAGKAHPRDNEGKKIIQELISLCQSPESRASMVFLEDYDMQVARYLVQGCDIWLNNPRRPLEACGTSGMKAMANGVLNLSTLDGWWDEAWSPDNSVGWAIGNAEEYDDVEYQDFVESQTLYNILEKDVIPLFYDRVQGSFPRRWVQKMKQALKTLGPVFNGHRMVEEYSKRAYLPANISYGKLSAGGYRPVMDLADWRMNLLTHWGGLDIRNVQCVTAHEMFVGENLEVSAEVKVEGLGIQDIRVEIYTGPLDHTGKFANRSTFAMSPDERTADGWYIYRGKAMPMATGKFGFTVRILPHHPLLRDAHSLGLIFWADNPGPKLQG; via the coding sequence ATGCAACCATTGCATGTTTATACAGTTGTGCCCAAGCTTCCGGAAAAACTTCTGCCGCTCAAGACGCTGGCAAGCAACCTCTATTTTTCATGGCAACATGAAATCGAGGAATTTTTTGCCCAGATAGACCGCGAATTATGGGAAAAAAGCGAACACAACCCGGTCTGGTTCCTGAACCATCTGCCTCAGAGCACACTGGAAGAACTGGGCGAGGATGAATTCTTTCTGGACCGTCTGTCAACCATTGCGGCGGGTTTCGAAAAATACCTGTCCAAGCGCAGCCCCATGACCGGACTCGACGCTCTTGAGAGCGGACCTGTGGTCGCCTATTTCAGCGCCGAATACGGCATCGCCCAATGCCTGCCCGTGTATTCGGGAGGGCTTGGCGTGCTGGCCGGGGACCATCTCAAATCCGCCAGCGACCTGAACATACCCCTGGTCGGAATCGGATTGTGCTACCAGCGCGGATTTTTCCGCCAGTACCTGACCCACGACGGCTGGCAGCAGGAACGCTATCAGGCCAACGATTTCGAGCAGATGCCCCTCTCGGCGGTGCTGGACGAGGACGGACTGCCGCTGAAGGTGCGCTTCCAGATGCAGGGCAGCCCGCTCTATTTCCGCGTCTGGCGGGCGGACGTTGGCCGCGTGCCTCTTTTCCTGATGGACACCAATATCTCCGAAAACACGCCGGAACGCCGGGAGCTGACCTCCCAACTCTACGGCGGGGACCTGGAGATGCGGCTCATGCAGGAATATCTGCTCGGCATCGGCGGCATCAAAGCCCTTGAGGCCATGGGCCTCTCCCCCCGGGTCATCCACATGAACGAAGGCCACTCGGCTTTTGCCGGCCTGGAAAGAATCCGCGTGCTCATGGAAGACCGCCACCTGTCCTTTGAGGCGGCCCTGGAACTGGTTGCCCAGAGCTCCGTCTTCACCACGCACACACCTGTTCCGGCGGGCAACGACCGTTTCTCCCCGGAACTGATGGCCAAATACTTCCAGGAATATTCCGCGGACCTGGGACTCTCCTGGAAGGTTTTCCTGGCCTTGGGCCGGGAAAACACGCGCGATGACGCCGAACATTTCTGCATGACCATACTGGCCCTGCGCCTGTCCCGGTTCAACAACGGCGTCAGCCGGCTGCACGGCAAGGTTTCGCGCAAAATGTGGGCCAATGTCTGGCCCCAGTATCCCGAAGAGGACGTGCCCATCACCTGGGTCACCAACGGCATCCATTTCCCGACCTGGGTGGCTCCTGAAATGTCGGTCCTCTACGACCGTTTCCTGGGCCAGTCGTGGCGTGAAGACCCGGACTGCGAGAGGGTCGGCGAAAAATTCGGGTCCATCCCGGACATCGAGCTCTGGCGGGCGCACGAACGCCTGCGGGAGCGTCTGGTCGATTTTGTGCGCCGCCGCCTGCAGCAGCAGATCATATCCCGGGGCGGCCGCAGCTGGGAACTCGAAGCCGCGGACAATGTCCTCAATCCCGAGGCGCTGACCATCGGTTTCGCCCGCCGCTTCGCGTCCTACAAACGCGCCTACCTGCTGCTCAAAGACGATGACCGCCTAAAACGCCTCGTTACGGACCCCGCCCGCCCGGTACAGTTCATCTTTGCCGGCAAGGCCCATCCCCGGGACAACGAGGGCAAGAAAATCATTCAGGAGCTCATCAGCCTCTGCCAGTCTCCGGAGAGCCGCGCATCCATGGTCTTTCTGGAAGACTATGACATGCAGGTCGCCCGCTACCTGGTCCAGGGCTGCGACATATGGCTCAACAACCCGCGCCGCCCTCTGGAGGCCTGCGGCACCAGCGGCATGAAGGCCATGGCCAACGGCGTGCTCAACCTGAGCACCCTTGACGGCTGGTGGGACGAGGCCTGGAGCCCGGACAATTCCGTGGGCTGGGCCATCGGCAACGCCGAGGAATACGACGATGTCGAATACCAGGACTTCGTGGAGAGCCAGACCCTCTACAACATCCTCGAAAAAGATGTCATCCCGCTCTTCTACGACCGCGTGCAAGGCTCCTTCCCCAGGCGATGGGTGCAAAAGATGAAGCAGGCCCTCAAAACCCTGGGGCCGGTCTTCAACGGGCACCGCATGGTCGAGGAATACTCCAAGCGCGCCTATCTCCCGGCCAATATCAGCTACGGCAAGCTCTCGGCGGGCGGATACCGCCCGGTCATGGACCTGGCCGACTGGCGCATGAACCTGCTCACCCACTGGGGCGGGCTCGATATCCGTAACGTGCAGTGCGTCACGGCCCACGAAATGTTTGTCGGTGAGAACCTGGAGGTCAGCGCCGAGGTCAAGGTCGAGGGCCTCGGCATCCAGGACATCCGCGTGGAAATCTACACCGGCCCCCTTGATCACACCGGCAAATTCGCAAACCGGTCCACCTTCGCCATGAGCCCGGACGAGCGCACCGCCGACGGCTGGTACATATACCGAGGCAAGGCCATGCCCATGGCCACGGGCAAATTCGGCTTCACCGTGCGCATCCTGCCTCACCACCCGCTGCTGCGCGATGCGCACAGTCTGGGGCTGATCTTCTGGGCCGACAACCCCGGACCAAAACTCCAAGGGTAG
- a CDS encoding TrmH family RNA methyltransferase, with protein MPDRFLTEDRKTRLRSVLARRQPDLTLVLNNIHDPHNVSAILRSCDAFGVFGVHLYYTKEKFPSLANSSSGSAKKWIDLTRHREAGPMIQGLRGRGMQIVGTGFSPTARPIMDIDFTRPTAIILGNEHRGMDPDVKIHVPDEIYIPMFGMVQSLNVSVAAATILYEAMRQRLAAGMYDQSPLDTDEFEDVYADWCKRGKDY; from the coding sequence ATGCCCGACAGATTTCTGACCGAAGACCGCAAAACCAGACTCAGATCCGTATTGGCCAGACGTCAGCCCGACCTGACCCTGGTGCTGAACAATATCCACGATCCGCACAACGTGTCCGCCATCCTGCGCAGCTGCGACGCTTTCGGAGTGTTTGGCGTGCACCTGTATTACACCAAGGAAAAATTTCCGTCCCTGGCCAACAGCTCTTCGGGCTCCGCCAAGAAATGGATCGACCTGACCCGCCACCGTGAAGCCGGGCCCATGATACAGGGCCTTCGCGGACGGGGCATGCAGATCGTGGGCACGGGTTTTAGCCCCACGGCCAGACCCATCATGGATATCGATTTCACCAGGCCCACGGCCATCATCCTTGGCAACGAACACCGGGGCATGGACCCCGATGTCAAGATCCACGTGCCCGACGAGATCTACATCCCCATGTTCGGCATGGTGCAGAGCCTGAACGTGTCCGTGGCCGCGGCGACCATTCTCTACGAAGCCATGCGCCAACGCCTGGCCGCCGGAATGTACGACCAGAGCCCTCTGGACACGGATGAATTCGAGGACGTATACGCAGACTGGTGCAAGCGAGGCAAAGACTATTAG
- the aroC gene encoding chorismate synthase encodes MAGNTFGSIFKLTTFGESHGPALGGVVDGCPAGIALSEASIQTELDKRRPGQGGPAVTARSEPDRIRLLSGVFEGRSTGTSIGFIIENTDQRSHDYGEIKDVFRPGHGDMTYQAKYGLRDYRGGGRSSGRETVSRVAGGAVAAAFLQTLGITVRAAAVELGGIACQSVDLEGAEHRPFFAAEDDAVLRWQERVKDVAAQGDTLGGIVEIRACGVPVGLGEPVFDKLDARLAAALMSVGAVKGVEIGGGFAASRMLGSENNDAMLDSGFASNNAGGILAGISSGQEIVLRAAIKPIPSIALEQRTLDRFGTARTIRVGGRHDICAIPRVVPVLCAMAKLVLADMVLLQRRMGVGT; translated from the coding sequence ATGGCAGGAAACACTTTCGGCAGCATCTTCAAACTGACGACCTTCGGCGAATCCCATGGCCCGGCCCTGGGCGGAGTGGTGGACGGATGTCCCGCCGGGATCGCCCTCAGCGAGGCCAGCATCCAGACGGAGCTTGACAAACGCAGGCCCGGCCAGGGTGGCCCGGCCGTCACCGCCCGCAGCGAGCCGGACCGTATCCGGCTTTTGTCCGGAGTCTTTGAAGGCCGCAGCACAGGCACGTCCATCGGCTTCATCATCGAAAACACGGACCAGCGCTCCCATGATTACGGCGAGATCAAGGACGTGTTCCGGCCGGGTCACGGCGACATGACCTACCAGGCCAAATACGGCCTGCGCGACTATCGCGGCGGAGGCCGTTCCTCGGGCCGGGAGACGGTGTCGCGCGTGGCGGGCGGAGCCGTGGCGGCGGCGTTTCTGCAGACGCTGGGGATCACTGTCCGGGCCGCCGCCGTGGAGCTTGGCGGCATCGCGTGCCAGAGCGTCGATCTGGAAGGCGCCGAGCACCGCCCCTTCTTCGCGGCCGAAGACGACGCGGTCCTGCGCTGGCAGGAGAGGGTCAAAGACGTCGCGGCTCAAGGCGACACCCTGGGCGGCATCGTCGAGATCCGCGCCTGCGGAGTGCCGGTCGGACTGGGCGAGCCGGTCTTTGACAAGCTCGATGCCCGTCTGGCCGCGGCGCTGATGAGCGTGGGGGCGGTCAAGGGAGTCGAGATCGGCGGCGGATTCGCGGCCAGCCGCATGCTCGGCAGCGAAAACAACGACGCCATGCTGGATTCGGGGTTTGCGTCCAACAATGCCGGCGGAATCCTGGCCGGAATCTCAAGCGGCCAGGAAATCGTGCTGCGCGCCGCCATCAAACCCATCCCCTCCATCGCGCTCGAGCAGCGGACCCTGGACCGCTTCGGGACAGCGCGGACCATCCGCGTCGGCGGACGGCACGACATCTGCGCCATCCCCCGCGTGGTCCCGGTGCTCTGCGCCATGGCCAAACTGGTTCTGGCCGACATGGTCCTGTTGCAACGGCGCATGGGAGTCGGCACATGA
- the rfbD gene encoding dTDP-4-dehydrorhamnose reductase — protein sequence MRSAVVLGGKTGLLGQALSLALTRQGWAVHAPGRDELNLFERPAVEDYLARTKAEVLFNTVAYTKVDQAEDEPAEASRLNRQLPLILGKAVQAAGVPMVHYSTDFVFSGKKTSPYGPGDQTAPCSVYGQTKLQGERELMSLGLPNLLIIRTSWLFGPCKTNFVTRILELAASRPELSVVHDQIGSPSYTPDLAAGSLALLATGATGIFHLANAGQASWCELATEAVRGADLACRIKPIPSSEYPQKACRPAYSVLDLGAFTAATGIAPRPWLQALREFLFSREDCLS from the coding sequence ATGAGGAGCGCCGTTGTGCTGGGCGGCAAGACCGGTCTCTTGGGACAGGCCTTAAGCCTGGCTCTGACCAGGCAGGGATGGGCCGTGCATGCTCCGGGGCGCGATGAGCTGAACCTGTTCGAGCGCCCGGCCGTGGAGGACTACCTCGCCCGGACCAAGGCGGAGGTGCTGTTCAACACCGTGGCCTACACCAAGGTCGATCAGGCCGAGGACGAGCCGGCCGAGGCCTCCAGGCTGAACCGGCAGCTGCCGCTCATTCTGGGTAAAGCCGTGCAGGCCGCCGGTGTGCCTATGGTCCACTACAGCACGGATTTCGTTTTCAGCGGCAAAAAGACAAGCCCCTATGGCCCCGGGGATCAGACCGCGCCCTGTTCGGTCTACGGCCAGACCAAGTTGCAGGGCGAGCGGGAGCTCATGTCCCTGGGCCTGCCGAACCTGCTCATCATCCGAACCTCATGGCTTTTTGGCCCGTGCAAGACAAATTTCGTGACCCGCATTCTGGAGCTGGCCGCGTCGAGGCCGGAGCTCTCCGTGGTCCATGATCAGATCGGCAGCCCCTCCTACACTCCGGATCTGGCCGCCGGTTCCCTGGCGCTGTTGGCAACGGGGGCGACGGGCATCTTTCATCTGGCCAACGCGGGCCAGGCAAGCTGGTGCGAACTGGCTACGGAGGCCGTCCGGGGCGCGGACCTGGCCTGCCGGATCAAGCCCATCCCCTCGTCCGAATATCCCCAGAAGGCTTGCCGTCCGGCATATTCGGTGCTGGACCTCGGCGCCTTTACGGCCGCCACGGGTATTGCGCCGCGCCCGTGGCTGCAGGCCCTGCGCGAATTTCTTTTTTCCCGGGAAGACTGCTTGTCATGA
- a CDS encoding CoA-binding protein, whose protein sequence is MGQIVAVLGASHKPERYSNQAVRMLKDHGHSVIPVTPGRTVIEELPVVPSLDAIDQKVDTLTLYVGPERSAQMQDAIVALKPGRVILNPGTESAALEQALTEAGIPWEHACTLVMLRTGQF, encoded by the coding sequence ATGGGCCAGATTGTCGCTGTGCTCGGCGCGAGCCACAAGCCGGAACGGTATTCAAACCAGGCCGTGCGCATGCTCAAGGATCACGGGCATTCGGTCATTCCGGTCACGCCGGGCCGAACCGTCATCGAAGAGCTGCCCGTCGTTCCCAGCCTGGACGCCATCGATCAGAAGGTGGATACGCTGACCCTTTATGTCGGGCCGGAGCGCAGCGCCCAGATGCAAGACGCCATCGTAGCCTTGAAGCCCGGGCGGGTCATTCTCAATCCCGGCACGGAATCGGCGGCGCTGGAACAGGCCCTGACCGAAGCGGGCATCCCCTGGGAACATGCCTGCACCCTGGTCATGCTCAGAACCGGACAATTCTAG